The Rhipicephalus sanguineus isolate Rsan-2018 chromosome 10, BIME_Rsan_1.4, whole genome shotgun sequence genome segment TGTGTAAGGTTGCTAGTTCTGCGAGGTGCAACTGATGGATTAATTATAACAGTTTCTAGGGTTTTATGTGCTGAAACAACatgattattaggcacgccgtagtaaaGAGAGCTTggattttcgaccacctggggttttttattGTACTGACAGATTAGATTTGACCATTCTTCACCATGTTGATCTGTGCTTGTGAGGCTGCATTGTAGATGAGAAGGTGACAAAAATCTGGCTTAGTGTTCATGTGTATTGTTGCTGTGTGGTACTATGAGGTCTTTTGTCTCCTGAACTAAGCATagacaaaaaaataaatgcaTTAAAGCAGGGGAAGACTCGTTTCCAACAGTCACATTCTACAAAAtggaaacacacacacagtatgGTGGAATCATacaaaagaactcacagggtcccttatgcgtacAGTTAAGACGACTTGAAAgcaaaagccattttctttttcttctcagtcgatgtattgatcgtgCTCCGCCACccttcaaaagctttctgcacctaacatggttttgcactgcctccaagattggaggaacctcacctggttctgcgttgcctccgtgactgggccacctttgaccaagctacgatgccatagcatgacgtcgtcatgtgacgtggcgtcatgtgacatcacggtgACGTCAGgttgacatcacaaattttggcgatctgtgacgtcatcacgtgatgatgattttttgcatcactcatctCCGTTGCCACAGGATGCCGATGCTGATGgtaaaatttcgcgtttgatgaggcatctaaggctttcatctTAATATGAACACTACAGCATTCTTTGTCAGATGTCTGCTACAAAATTCTGCCTTTTGGATTAACTGTGCCACACACATAGTGCATGACACTGAACAGTAAGCTCAAAACCACTTATTAATCTTTCTGGTCTAATATTTCAAAAACACAAATAAGTGCTTGCTTTGGTGCATGGGCAGGCTGACAAGTATCCACAGGAAAGGTTTAAGCTTGCGAGTCACCTGCAGCAGTTCAGTAGATACCAGCTACCCGCCTCCATTTTGTATGTGACTTCCCACTAGGTCAGAGAGCAGGCTCATGTCTTTTCAACAGGCATTTAACACATGTGGGTTTAGCAGACAAGTGCCTTGTTCCCTGTATACAGCTGCATGCCTAATTAACACTCGTTTACTATGCATGTACTTCGTGTGCGTCATGTTTGAGAACTTTGGCAGCAAGGAGAAACTCTGGCAACGTCCATTGTGGCTGCCCTTAGAATCGTGTGCAAAAGACGGTATGTTAATCACGCTAACCATTTGAGAATTTATCCATTCAACGGAAATAATTGTGAAACGCTTGTACAGGCATTTATAAAGAAATTTGGATGCATTGCTCCTGTTGCATCTCGTTTGTCGACTGCATTACCAGTCATCAGCGTTGCGCGTTTCCTAACATTTATGTGCACGCGAATTTCTAAATTCCACTTTTCCTCATTCATCTCACCCCAGTGTATGACAGCTGTACCGGCTAGCCTCCCCATGTTGCCCTCCAACATTAATCTGTGTTTTGCTGAAAATGAACCCGTTTGACTTGTGCAGACTTGATCACTGTGCCCAGCAATCCTGGCCAGCCACGTCGCCTGGGATCCTCCAAGGGAAAAAATCTGCGTCAGTGTCCTATGTGTAGCTACACTACGAAAAACCGCACCGACTTGCAGAGACACCAAAGAACGCATACGGGTGAGCGGCCATACAAGTGCAGCTACTGTGGCAAGGGCTTCATTCAGAAGAGCAACCTGGCTGCCCACGTTCGCGTTCACACTGGCGAGAGACCTTTCCAGTGCCACCTCTGTCCCTGGAACTCTGCATGGCAGGTGGATCTTAGGCGCCACATGAAAACTCACAAAGGCACGGATGGTGTTGCTGATAGTGGAACTTCTGATTCCTGATGATGTTCCTGAAGGTGGTGAGGGACGGTTTGCCCGATGGTGTTCACGCGTGAACTGTGATGGAAAAGACTGACAAAGCACGTCTATGTGTGCGTCTCATTCTGTGGCTTGAACTTCTGGGCTAGAGGAGTCGAGCTTGGGGCTCAGTGTGTCCACACCTATGAAATGAATCACTGAAACAGCATACTGGACGCAAGACTTATTGGAGTTTATGGTGAACGTTGAAAGCTGTTCTTGTGTATACATTTGACGAAGTGTATGTGGTTATGTGCAATTGATTACACACTTTTATCCATGTGCTTGTGCACATCCCAAAGGAAGTAATAGAAGAAAGTAACTCACGAAGCACTGTTTCATGGATTTGTACGATTGCTTCAGCACATTCACTTAAGAACATGTCACATTGTGTTTTACTTAGACAGCTGCTTCATGTCGTTCTTCACTCATGCGTTCTCTGTATGAACAACTTATGATTTTATGATTTGTTCAAGACCTCAGGTTCTTGGTATTTCTGTGATTTCTTGATGGCTGGATCAAGTTCAGTTGCGGTTTGCTTAAAGAGTATGCATGTTCCTCTTCactcatctctttttttttttctgtgtgattAAATAGCTTCCTGGACTTTTTAGCATGAGATACCAGGCTTATTTCTATTCCTTGACAAGGATTCACCTTGGATTCATCTTTATACAAAGCGTCTGTGAACACACATGCTATTGCATGCAAAGAGAGAGGGCATATTGCGTGATGTGTAAGTTCCATGCACTAGTTGCTACATTCCAGGTCACGCACACCCTGTGGTTATGTTGGGTTTGGAGCACTGCCTGGTTTTGTTATGTTGATGTAAATCCTATGTACTTTTCTCTATTTACCTTGACTATCAGCTCTTAGATTGACAGTTATGTGCTCTTGAAGCTTGTAAAGATATCCTGGTCCTATTGGTTTCATGTTGAGATGCGAGGTGACTCCCGGGCCAGTACAGAGATCTAGCCGATGCACCTATTGTGCTATGACACGGTGTGCTCTCGTATGGTATACTTTTTTCTGCTGTCCATCTTTTCTCATTAATCATCACACATCTGCTCTCTCTGTCCACTTGGTGAAGAATACCACGCAATACTTTTAGGTAGTAGGCAAGAAACATCAATTTAACCCCTTCCCTGTTTCAGACAAGCACAGCTCATGCTTGATGTACGGTGCATACACAGAACCCAAACTGTTTTGGACTAGTGTAGCTTGTCCACTTGACAGAAAAGATTTTCATCGTTTCCAGAATTAATAAAATTGTGAGAACGAGAAAAACATTCCTGAAATGCTGAAAATTTCTGACAGCattcttgttcttgttttgttttttactgttaactattacagtagaaccccgctgttacgttcctcactgctgcgttttcccggctgttacgtcgttttccgccggtcccggcatagctcccataggatacaatgtattgggaaccccgctgttacgtcgtaactgtcggaccgttcccgtatgatacgtcgcgaagtgcgcccggagccgaccgagtgactaccaaagagagcggccatggcgcattttcacgcagcttggcctcgtttgaccgtaatattagccgcatgagaggcacaagcaacagaatctttcaattgatgcaaacaaaagcatggccttcgagattcaaattgcaaagatggcgtctatgacgcaactgctcgcgaaagcaaggccttcaagattggcatttactattgacaaaagcatagcctctgagatttgcattgcacaaacatggcgtgtgtgacgtaattgcttgcgaaagcaaggccttcgagattggcattcacttctgccatcgcgttggcgtagactcatcatcatcgttatttgtcggagaacgggaggagttcgagctggttggagctcgcatggtcgtgcgtgcggttcgcggtcggactcgccgcgccggtcgtgattgcgtgtgcttagttttttcatgcctacagctgttggtgttaaaaaaatcacatacgttgattacatttctgtggataaggccgtcctaagctccgcgtttctatccatcgactagatcgcggctgagcgcgccaattttcgtgctgctcgtaagaattgaaataaaattctgtaccactaaatattttgccgtttttcctgtttttcggctcttacgtttcccgtctcttacgtttatttcctacggtcccttcaaaaacgtatcagcggggttctactgtagcagGTAGACAGCCTTTTTCCATGAGTGATTAACAATAAACTTCATTAAGCTAATTTGACTTTGTGTGTGcttcaacttttttttaaaacagcAAGATCTTGCTCTGCACTACATTTATAAACCACAGTGCTTGAGCTGTTTTTCTAAACAGCGAAACCCACTAGATTTGCTATATGTGCGAATTTTTGGAAGCTATGCAAAAGGGGCTTGGAGGGATATCGACAATTTTCTTGAATGCCTGTAAAATTGTACCCCGCCTCCATGCTAGAGCCAATGAAGTGAGTATGCAGCAAGTTCTATGCTGTAGACAATGTTCTCTTTCTTTCAGTTAATCGTCTCTGCCATTATTGTTGTTCATCAGAAACTCACTTCAGCAGCTGTACAAATTCTGGAGTGGTGCGATtctgaatttaaaaatttttataaAACAACGTTAGACCGAGTtaatgttttttgttcttttgcatgGTTATGCCAACAGCGCACATGGAAGTTTATTGACATGTGGCAGAACCTACTCCCAGAAAATGAAGGCACCTGTTCTTGTTTCTTGATACCCTAAGAAACGGAGCATGGAAACATGCGATCAAAATAAGcaatacaggttttttttttgcttatgttATGCTCATTGGTTGGTTGCTTCGACCAGTCAAAGATCTTGAATGTCTTCCTCCTCAAAGACAGATGCTTGGGCATCTGTCTTTGATGTAAGGCATAATTCATTGTCTAGCATGGAAAATGCTGAATGAAAGAGTGGAGTGGAATTGGCAGACAATGCAGTCAGTTACATACGTGTGCCGTGTGTATGCAATGTGGGACGTATTTAACCTTGAGGCATTGAACATATCTTCGGCTCATGACCCGTGAAACTTACGTAGACAATTGCAAATCAGTtttgtggaatcccgcaaggtgaatAACGATGTTTAGCATGTTTAGTTAAGGGCCAGGAAAGTTCTTTCCATTTGGAGCACATCTAACGTGACTTTTCTAGtttacttttttgttttgtttttctgaataaaaattcagttgagagtcagcgcatgTCGTGTGCTCTTCTGTTCTTTGTCCTttgtgtgagcgctgcacagtcctaagcatgaatccataccaactagctcagttttctATTCTAACTTGGCAACATTGTTTTGTAGTCATAATAATACCGACTTTCGTTTCATCAGATTTATTTTATGTGGTTTTGATTAACACGACTTATATCGGTtatggccaggggcgtagccagaaacttttctagggggggggggttcaaccatactctatgtatgttcgaacgtgcgtttgtatgtgtgcgtgtatatatacgcaagcaaaactaaaaaatttcggggggggggggttccccctccctggctacgcccctggttggggCCTTATTCACTTTGCTCTTTACATAACTTCCCACAAAAAGTAAACTGGTGCAACCGGAATATACAgggtttttttttagacaatacagatttttcatAAAAATACCATGACAGTCAGGGTCCTGTCGTTTTCACaaatgaactctatgtcgaggctaaaatgacgttgacgtgACTATAATtagcaaaagctcgttaattaactttttaattattgacttgagtgcagctgtttatattagaaagtagTAGTGCGTGGCAATTTATGGCAtagccattttttagaaatcacaaaagttgcacatagttccagatattcataatcgaatttcaagggcgaaatcggaACTGATTGCGCCCGGCGCGCGAGAACCGTGACCGCGGTGTTACGTTAGCCCGGTTACACCACTGGCGACgggagtcagtcagtcagtcaatgaaccttatttataaattgtcctgaggagccgattcccctcaagagggagggtcggctgcgggccgtgcccccgtggggacaggaagagcgagcccctccgccaaattgcgggccctctggacagcccgaattgggacctcccggtccgagctggtgattgccgtcctccaggcgtcctctgtgctgagattctcgcaatcgcgcagcgccgtgcattgccagagcatgtgggctaacgtgcatcgtctctcatcgcaatgagggcagtgcagctttatgctgtcaataaatttgctgtacactatagagcgtttttgccggcgttttcccggcgtttcgtacgccggcgtccctcgacgtcgacgctaccggtgacggtggccgaaacgtccacctctggacggtccagacatcacgggcggcagcgtcgacgccggaagcagttcgatggacgcagaaccaatcagcgtgcggctggcagcgacttccgctacgtaaaggcgtcatcgctgctgccaagatggctgccgcccgcctcggatctaataagtcgtcgccgtgcactgtgtggcccttaagttctcaactgatgcttgtatttgacttagcttgtttcctagaagcttcgacagcaaagcgatcatgatatctttgaagtctttccgagtgccgtactcaagttcatcggtaggcttagtaggaatgagtgtattggccgaatacgtggcctcaaagatgtacggcagcttcaagctcagaggccatatattacaagtttgtgcttattcttaatgccaatagctggcgctacaagtcaaataaaaaaaaaatacttttcgatggcgttgtgtcactgtgactcgttttctgcaccacagaactgctaatgagacataaaagctataatcaggaatatatcttgttggtccattgacggaaactgtacaactgctttacgaggtgtcaggttcattccctctggtcacactgtgtgacgctgagctaacgctcttcatatggtttgtcgccctctctgacggcgttgatgcgacgacgccgagggacgcaacgccaggaaacgccggcaaaaacgctctatatggttcgggcgaACTACAggcgttcgggtctgcggacGGTGACGCGGCCGTTCCGAGGTGTGGCCGGCGAACTCGACGGCGTTCGAGCAAGGAATGCCGCTTACGGTTAAATCCTTGGTGTTGCTCTGGTGATTCGATACGCTCTCCGCGGGGAGGTGTATATATTGACATACTCGCAACAGGTGTATGTATTGACAGACTCGCAACAGGCATGTCGGGCCTTTCTTTCAGAACATAGCATCCCAAAAGCGGCATACCAAATTCTTAACCAGATTCCGCACGCTGAATTGACCGCTTCTTGTCGCATCCACTTACTATagaccaggggcggatccaggtgccaactttggggggggggggcggttccttcatctgaccgggggagggggggatggtagggtagggatgaggagagacaggcactgcaggcaggcgggggggagggctgactcatgctttggggggggggcgatcgcccctaccgccccctctctggatccgccactgctatagACTACTGGTCATGCCTCTCTGCCGGGCAATGAGCGCGCACAAGCATGCAGTCGCCCGCGAAATTTCTCTCCGGGCGGCATGGCCAGGCGACCAGTTCAGGGTGGGGGATTATCCCTCTTCTCACGTACCAAGACATCCTTCGTCATTATGCGCACGTCCGTCGCACTCACAGCGTGACACCACCATCTCTTTCGCGAGAGGAGGTGTGGTATCGCGAAGCGCCGAATGATAAGTCAAGACGATACATTGACGGGGAATCACTGCCTTTATTAGTTTATTTTGATGGCAATCGCTTATATCGGGCGCGAggtccaccactggaaacgccggcgccaccgtcggcatgacgtgcttggcaggatcacgtgtccccagcggccgcgtcggctgccgCGTTACAGTGCGTtgttacagtgaactagaaagtattctagtacactgtagccgcgtgctttgaaaacgagttttaaGTTACACCTGCATGCGCTGCGGTTTGTTAATGTGCAGATGTTTCCTCGCATTTTGAACGCAATTGAACCCATTGTAATAGGAGTGAcagcctccgaaggcgacgaacatgccgctctactgctcggtgccgcagtgccggatgTACGCAACGGAGCCTGGTGTACGTGAGCCTGCACCGTACCCGTGGGACAAGAGATTGCGTGAAGCGTAGGGTTGTGAAGCTAAGAgccggcaagcagccatcggctacgagaaTATGGTGCGTATCTCCCGCAGGATGGAAAAGGTGCTACCTTTTAGCAGGTGCGATACCaaccttcccgtgcgacctcttgattgtCGGCGCCGTGATCAGCGTCAACAAAATCGGCTGCATGCAGATACTTgagtcattgtttagataagttggatttaaaaactcacagggtcccatgCGTtcccctaagatgactggaaggcgaaagccagttccgcgcgcccccctccctccgaaagctttcttaaaggggccctccaacactattcaaccccccattttttacttgcgggttgcgtagactgatggctggggataattttagcataagtttaagcaccgatatcaaattatttagtattttaatcacgcgttgaagtcgctacatcgctgctgaccgcatcagcgcgtagtggcgcttgccagaactattgcgggcggaaatgacgaagatgggcgctggcctatgattggataaatgtaacgttagaagtaataacggcgttgcatcaaagttgagattactattgtgtttcgtttttcttttctgtgctttttcaatgaactccaaatagccgccgttgcaacaaaaaatatcactacaaccacaaagtacgacagaggcgccggttgccatttcgcctctggttgctctggctttctttttttttttttttttgcctgcgccggtcggatgtccatatcaaacgcttgcccctcttccttctttttgcgtctgtacgtttgcgagctgcctctttccgcatgtgcggtaggctcatgattgttgttgaaacggtgcaagtaatcctcttcgttgaattgttgtcgctgcacacttgtaactcgtcgggctgctcaccgaacaacccgcgtaggggcgaccgtgtttaaccgcccatgccgctccacaaattcccttctcagaatgagaagagggaatgacatggaatgtcgttgtaaggaacagcagacaaagcctccccagcctcgctacgaagcagtagcgcccgctcaagttctgacaagtcaggaggaaccacgtttgttactatggcaacgacgtcaacaatacgttggaaaggagaagcaagaatggtgtgcgagcttcccctacgtaagagctttcagcccatttcattggagcgccatccgacgtcacagcagagagtgaaatgtggtcacgtgaccccgcgaaaatcgagttgagggcaggcattttttttcttgtattttgaattttctaaattgaataacttcgtactgcgtgccgctatcgctgccgttcttgctgaaCAAGTTCGTCCgcacttcagtctacgcaatccacgagtaaaaaatggggggttgaagagtgttagagggcccctttaacccaaCCCGGTtttcctccgtgatcggtgggccgatcacggaggctgtgaaaAGCGACCATGTCCTGtgaatacgtcatgtgacgtcacgttatagggcgtcgtggtgacgtcataatgacgccacaaaCTCTGTCAGTCTGTGGCggcatatggtgatgtcatcacgtgatgattttttgcatcactcgtgttgacgccgccgacggtcaatattcccgtatgatgaggcatctaagtctttcgccttcataagaTACACGACGTTTTATGGTGGATGTACGTACGTATACAGAGCGAGTCGAATGCTGCGGCTGATgcgtgctgcatttatgttggcaataacattctttcagtcaagcttgcgttctcctgacgcGAACACTACgcgctaaaaagcccaaatttatttgtgccactctcaaacacAAGTtcggcctctccaaccccatgtactTTCTTGGAGCCTTATCTATGTATGTAGGAAAGATGCCGCGCTGTTTGCCTTTTGGCtgcaggttgctgcaataacttctctttctttcagcgCTATTTCAAGTTGATGTGGGTACTCGTTCCTGCAGACAACGTTTGCAGAACAattccggcgaacgttactgtattttcttaattttccttggcgttgcatgttACTACATGCTTGGCCCCGTAgaccgcttctccttccaccagcaatctcgatgATTGAGGCAAAACTCGATGAATTAAGCCAACTTGACAGCAAGGTTTCCATATGTATGGACCAGATTACTAACCTTCAGAAAGCCCTCTTGTCTCTTGAACTCAAAGTAGACGATCTCGAAAATCGACGAGACGGTCAACACCTAGCTGAAGAAGCAAAGGAAAGCGACGACTCGCTTGAGCAAAAAGTGAACGAGAAGATTTTGAAAGGTGTCTTTGAAGTGGAATCTGTTGAAATCAAAAGAATCCGCAGATTAGGCAGACCATTAGGCAACAAAAATAGACCGATCATTTTGAAGCTTCTGGACTACCGCGACAAAGTGCACTTATTGAGCAACTGTTACAAGCTAAAGGGAAGTGGTTTTTCAATAAGCGAAGATTTTTCATGGCGGGTAAGGAACATCAGAAAAAAGCTCTGGAGCTatgcaaaacaaagaaaagaatctGGGGACAAGGTATCGCTAGTTCACGACAAGCTGCACATCAACGGAGACCTTTACCGATGGGATGAGGACACAAATGAAGTGGTCCTAATACACTCAAATTCCAGCATttctagccaaaaaaaaaaaggagaaaccaGGAACACTAGCAGCCCCTACTCGTCGCAACGCGCCCCGCCGGAAATAACCTTTTGCAATACCAATGCGCGTAGTGTAGTAAAAAAGACGGACTTTCTTGAGGCATTGCTTCTCGTTGTCGAACCAAATTTTGTTGCTTTAACCGACACATGGCTAACTGCCGATATCAGGGACAGTGAAATTACACCGCCTAAATATGTAATCGCTCGGAAGGACTGACCAACACGTGGAGGAGGCGTTGCCTTACAGATTAAAAAGGAAATTCCATGTGTAGCATTGCCTGAAGTCACAGGAGTGGAAGGTATTTTTTGTAAGCTGTCATTTTCTACAAGTAATATTGTCGTCCGTTGTGTTTATCGCAGTCCCTCAAGTGATGTTGATGTGATGGAAAAACTCTGTCACTATGTCCAAAATAATGTCAAGCATTCTAGACTAATACTCCTAGGCGATTTTAATCTGCCTGACGTTAACTGGCAAACGTTTCAACATGACTCCTCTAGTTCCGATGTACTTTTTGATCTCATGCTATCACTTAATCTTGGCCAAGTTGTAACAGAACCAACACGTGTACAGGGAACTACCTCCAACATATTAGATTTAGTTTTCATGAGCAACCATTTCCCGATAGATCAGACTAAACTTGAATTGCTTGATGGCATATCCGATCACAAGATAACTGTGTGCCGTGCCTGCCCAGAACACTACAGTTTTATCTCAACCACGCATAACTTAGCTGGACTAAATTCAGTAGAGCAGACGATACAGTTACAATAGACTACTTATCTTTCAAATTCACGGGCTTTGAAGAATGTTCCATAAATCCCCTCACAGATATTGAGATGTTGTGGCACAAATTCAAAGCGAtccttttaggagcttgctcgccaaggttcttatgctcgcgccttgtcctcacctacgtgaccgtcggcgcggcggcacaaaccacgctcggcgcagctgcgctctctctcgtgatttcaagaatgctcactagatggcgccgccgctcaaggcggcacacaccacgctcggcgcaagcgcgactgctcgagggccgcacctctcgtttcgctggcttcctttctcttcgccgggagctcactaagttagagtgacctagaatagggggagtgtccaaagcgccgcgcgaatacatgggaggagcgagggccttttgcggtgaacttccgcgccgcggcgctgccatgccggacccgggccaaaaaataccgagggtaagcgagtacaagtacctcggagtatgggtatatgagggggatagatatatggaggtacaagagaaagcatcggtagcaaagggaaagaggaatgctgcaattatgcagcacagagctttatggggatacaatagg includes the following:
- the LOC119406665 gene encoding zinc finger protein 239-like, producing the protein MFENFGSKEKLWQRPLWLPLESCAKDDLITVPSNPGQPRRLGSSKGKNLRQCPMCSYTTKNRTDLQRHQRTHTGERPYKCSYCGKGFIQKSNLAAHVRVHTGERPFQCHLCPWNSAWQVDLRRHMKTHKGTDGVADSGTSDS